In Bombus pascuorum chromosome 13, iyBomPasc1.1, whole genome shotgun sequence, a single genomic region encodes these proteins:
- the LOC132913340 gene encoding cystathionine beta-synthase isoform X1, with translation MEFKKPNRSSSCTWELNATNSPHTCRMENGDRTKILPDILTTIGQTPLIKLNNIPKSCGIKCEMYVKCEFLNPGGSVKDRIAYRMVQDAEEKGLLKPGYTIIEPTSGNTGIGLAMVAAVRGYRCIIVMPEKMSDEKVSTLYALGAEIVRTPTEASWDSPEAHISVAQKLQTEIPNSIILDQYTNPGNPLAHYDQTATEIWKQCEGKLDYVVAGAGTGGTVSGIARKLKELSPDIKIIAVDPKGSILDPESQDSEVGFYEVEGIGYDFVPTVLDRNVIDKWVKTEDYESLNAARMLIREEGLLCGGSSGSALIAALKIAKDIPEGKRIVIVLPDGIRNYLTKFVSNHWMETRGFLQATCQIETNKWWWNMKVSNLSFDKQSLLKENTVTCQEAIQMIKNTDVQLLLISDNDIHIKGVISLNKILSNIISGAVNYTDFVEKTMVKQYVKVKYSASLGYLSRILEKEPYAVILDDERDDAFVGIINQFHILNFITKNNGYNI, from the exons ATGGAATTTAAGAAGCCTAATCGATCTAGTAGCTGCACATGGGAGTTAAACGCAACAAATTCACCACATACATGTAGAATGGA aaatggCGACCGTACCAAGATACTTCCTGATATTTTAACTACTATTGGGCAAACTCcacttataaaattaaataatatcccAAAATCTTGTGGGATTAAATGTGAAATGT ATGTAAAATGTGAATTCCTTAATCCTGGTGGTTCTGTGAAAGACAGAATCGCATATAGGATGGTGCAGGATGCAGAAGAGAAAGGTTTGCTAAAGCCAGGATATACCATCATCGAACCTACAAGTGGTAATACTGGGATTGGTTTGGCAATGGTTGCTGCAGTTAGGGGATATAGATGCATTATTGTTATGCCAGAAAAAATGTCTGATGAGAAAGTGTCAACACTTTATGCACTTGGCGCTGAAATTGTTCGAACCCCAACAGAAGCAAGTTGGGATAGTCCAGAAGCTCATATCAGCGTTGcacaaaaattacaaacagAAATACCAAATAGCATTATTCTTGATCAG TATACTAATCCTGGAAATCCATTGGCTCATTATGATCAAACTGCAACTGAAATTTGGAAGCAATGCGAGGGGAAATTAGATTATGTAGTAGCTGGTGCGGGCACTGGTGGTACTGTTTCAGGTATTGCGCGAAAACTGAAAGAATTATCACcagatataaaaatcattgCCGTAGATCCCAAAGGAAGTATTTTAGATCCTGAATCGCAAGATTCAGAAGTTGGTTTTTACGAAGTAGAAGGAATTGG GTATGATTTTGTACCTACAGTGTTAGATCGTAACGTAATCGATAAATGGGTAAAAACCGAGGATTACGAATCATTAAATGCCGCTAGAATGCTTATACGTGAAGAAGGTTTACTATGTGGCGGTAGCAGCGGCTCTGCGCTTATAGCTGCCCTAAAGATAGCTAAAGATATTCCCGAAGGAAAACGTATAGTTATTGTTTTACCCGATggaatacgaaattatttaactAAATTTGTATCCAACCACTGGATGGAAACCAGAGGATTTTTG CAAGCTACATGTcaaattgaaacaaataagTGGTGGTGGAAtatgaaagtttcaaatttatcttttGATAAACAATCTTTGTTGAAGGAAAATACAGTAACATGTCAAGAAGCTAttcaaatgattaaaaatacgGATGTACAACTACTGCTTATTAGCGataatgatatacatataaaaggTGTCATtagtttgaataaaattttgtcaaacATAATATCTGGTGCTGTAAACTATACAGACTTTGTAGAAAAGACTATGGTTAAACAATATGTTAAAGTTAAGTATTCAGCATCTCTTGGCTATTTATCACGGATTCTTGAAAAAGAACCGTATGCGGTAATTTTAGATGATGAACGCGATGATGCTTTTGTTGGAATCATAAaccaatttcatattttgaattttattactaaaaataatgGATACAACATCTAA
- the LOC132913340 gene encoding cystathionine beta-synthase isoform X2, whose translation MYVKCEFLNPGGSVKDRIAYRMVQDAEEKGLLKPGYTIIEPTSGNTGIGLAMVAAVRGYRCIIVMPEKMSDEKVSTLYALGAEIVRTPTEASWDSPEAHISVAQKLQTEIPNSIILDQYTNPGNPLAHYDQTATEIWKQCEGKLDYVVAGAGTGGTVSGIARKLKELSPDIKIIAVDPKGSILDPESQDSEVGFYEVEGIGYDFVPTVLDRNVIDKWVKTEDYESLNAARMLIREEGLLCGGSSGSALIAALKIAKDIPEGKRIVIVLPDGIRNYLTKFVSNHWMETRGFLQATCQIETNKWWWNMKVSNLSFDKQSLLKENTVTCQEAIQMIKNTDVQLLLISDNDIHIKGVISLNKILSNIISGAVNYTDFVEKTMVKQYVKVKYSASLGYLSRILEKEPYAVILDDERDDAFVGIINQFHILNFITKNNGYNI comes from the exons ATGT ATGTAAAATGTGAATTCCTTAATCCTGGTGGTTCTGTGAAAGACAGAATCGCATATAGGATGGTGCAGGATGCAGAAGAGAAAGGTTTGCTAAAGCCAGGATATACCATCATCGAACCTACAAGTGGTAATACTGGGATTGGTTTGGCAATGGTTGCTGCAGTTAGGGGATATAGATGCATTATTGTTATGCCAGAAAAAATGTCTGATGAGAAAGTGTCAACACTTTATGCACTTGGCGCTGAAATTGTTCGAACCCCAACAGAAGCAAGTTGGGATAGTCCAGAAGCTCATATCAGCGTTGcacaaaaattacaaacagAAATACCAAATAGCATTATTCTTGATCAG TATACTAATCCTGGAAATCCATTGGCTCATTATGATCAAACTGCAACTGAAATTTGGAAGCAATGCGAGGGGAAATTAGATTATGTAGTAGCTGGTGCGGGCACTGGTGGTACTGTTTCAGGTATTGCGCGAAAACTGAAAGAATTATCACcagatataaaaatcattgCCGTAGATCCCAAAGGAAGTATTTTAGATCCTGAATCGCAAGATTCAGAAGTTGGTTTTTACGAAGTAGAAGGAATTGG GTATGATTTTGTACCTACAGTGTTAGATCGTAACGTAATCGATAAATGGGTAAAAACCGAGGATTACGAATCATTAAATGCCGCTAGAATGCTTATACGTGAAGAAGGTTTACTATGTGGCGGTAGCAGCGGCTCTGCGCTTATAGCTGCCCTAAAGATAGCTAAAGATATTCCCGAAGGAAAACGTATAGTTATTGTTTTACCCGATggaatacgaaattatttaactAAATTTGTATCCAACCACTGGATGGAAACCAGAGGATTTTTG CAAGCTACATGTcaaattgaaacaaataagTGGTGGTGGAAtatgaaagtttcaaatttatcttttGATAAACAATCTTTGTTGAAGGAAAATACAGTAACATGTCAAGAAGCTAttcaaatgattaaaaatacgGATGTACAACTACTGCTTATTAGCGataatgatatacatataaaaggTGTCATtagtttgaataaaattttgtcaaacATAATATCTGGTGCTGTAAACTATACAGACTTTGTAGAAAAGACTATGGTTAAACAATATGTTAAAGTTAAGTATTCAGCATCTCTTGGCTATTTATCACGGATTCTTGAAAAAGAACCGTATGCGGTAATTTTAGATGATGAACGCGATGATGCTTTTGTTGGAATCATAAaccaatttcatattttgaattttattactaaaaataatgGATACAACATCTAA
- the LOC132913340 gene encoding cystathionine beta-synthase isoform X3 — MVQDAEEKGLLKPGYTIIEPTSGNTGIGLAMVAAVRGYRCIIVMPEKMSDEKVSTLYALGAEIVRTPTEASWDSPEAHISVAQKLQTEIPNSIILDQYTNPGNPLAHYDQTATEIWKQCEGKLDYVVAGAGTGGTVSGIARKLKELSPDIKIIAVDPKGSILDPESQDSEVGFYEVEGIGYDFVPTVLDRNVIDKWVKTEDYESLNAARMLIREEGLLCGGSSGSALIAALKIAKDIPEGKRIVIVLPDGIRNYLTKFVSNHWMETRGFLQATCQIETNKWWWNMKVSNLSFDKQSLLKENTVTCQEAIQMIKNTDVQLLLISDNDIHIKGVISLNKILSNIISGAVNYTDFVEKTMVKQYVKVKYSASLGYLSRILEKEPYAVILDDERDDAFVGIINQFHILNFITKNNGYNI, encoded by the exons ATGGTGCAGGATGCAGAAGAGAAAGGTTTGCTAAAGCCAGGATATACCATCATCGAACCTACAAGTGGTAATACTGGGATTGGTTTGGCAATGGTTGCTGCAGTTAGGGGATATAGATGCATTATTGTTATGCCAGAAAAAATGTCTGATGAGAAAGTGTCAACACTTTATGCACTTGGCGCTGAAATTGTTCGAACCCCAACAGAAGCAAGTTGGGATAGTCCAGAAGCTCATATCAGCGTTGcacaaaaattacaaacagAAATACCAAATAGCATTATTCTTGATCAG TATACTAATCCTGGAAATCCATTGGCTCATTATGATCAAACTGCAACTGAAATTTGGAAGCAATGCGAGGGGAAATTAGATTATGTAGTAGCTGGTGCGGGCACTGGTGGTACTGTTTCAGGTATTGCGCGAAAACTGAAAGAATTATCACcagatataaaaatcattgCCGTAGATCCCAAAGGAAGTATTTTAGATCCTGAATCGCAAGATTCAGAAGTTGGTTTTTACGAAGTAGAAGGAATTGG GTATGATTTTGTACCTACAGTGTTAGATCGTAACGTAATCGATAAATGGGTAAAAACCGAGGATTACGAATCATTAAATGCCGCTAGAATGCTTATACGTGAAGAAGGTTTACTATGTGGCGGTAGCAGCGGCTCTGCGCTTATAGCTGCCCTAAAGATAGCTAAAGATATTCCCGAAGGAAAACGTATAGTTATTGTTTTACCCGATggaatacgaaattatttaactAAATTTGTATCCAACCACTGGATGGAAACCAGAGGATTTTTG CAAGCTACATGTcaaattgaaacaaataagTGGTGGTGGAAtatgaaagtttcaaatttatcttttGATAAACAATCTTTGTTGAAGGAAAATACAGTAACATGTCAAGAAGCTAttcaaatgattaaaaatacgGATGTACAACTACTGCTTATTAGCGataatgatatacatataaaaggTGTCATtagtttgaataaaattttgtcaaacATAATATCTGGTGCTGTAAACTATACAGACTTTGTAGAAAAGACTATGGTTAAACAATATGTTAAAGTTAAGTATTCAGCATCTCTTGGCTATTTATCACGGATTCTTGAAAAAGAACCGTATGCGGTAATTTTAGATGATGAACGCGATGATGCTTTTGTTGGAATCATAAaccaatttcatattttgaattttattactaaaaataatgGATACAACATCTAA